The following proteins come from a genomic window of Sebastes fasciatus isolate fSebFas1 chromosome 6, fSebFas1.pri, whole genome shotgun sequence:
- the pde4d gene encoding 3',5'-cyclic-AMP phosphodiesterase 4D isoform X7 — protein MRWFESFDVDNGTSSGRSPLDPMASPGSGLILQANFVHSQRRESFLYRSDSDYDLSPKSMSRNSSIASDIHGDDMIVTPFAQVLASLRTVRNNFGALTNLQIDRASNKRSPMCNPTPITKPNFTEEAYQKLATETLEELDWCLDQLETLQTRHSVSEMASTKFKRMLNRELTHLSEMSRSGNQVSEFISSTFLDKQHEVEMPTPQTQKEKEKKNKPMSQISGVKKLQHSTSLTNSNIPRFGVKTETEDELAKELEHVNKWGLNVFKISEFSGNRPLTVMMYTIFQERDMLKTFKIPLDTFITYLMTLEDHYHGDVAYHNNIHAADVTQSTHVLLSTPALEAVFTDLEILAAIFASAIHDVDHPGVSNQFLINTNSELALMYNDSSVLENHHLAVGFKLLQEENCDIFQNLTKKQRQSLRKMVIDIVLATDMSKHMNLLADLKTMVETKKVTSSGVLLLDNYSDRIQVLQNMVHCADLSNPTKPLQLYRQWTDRIMEEFFSQGDRERERGMEISPMCDKHNASVEKSQVGFIDYIVHPLWETWADLVHPDAQDILDTLEDNREWYQSTIPQSPSPTLDDPEDGTRPPGGDKFQFELTLEEDGESDTEKDSGSQPEEEDEDEDEDEDEDEDEEEEDEENSCTDTKTLCTQDSESTEIPLDEQVGEDEEEEEVDEEEVTEEGETPCSQPCVVEEEVEEEDEEEEEKEETPRT, from the exons tcatGGTGACGATATGATTGTAACGCCATTTGCACAG GTTCTTGCCAGCTTGAGAACTGTACGAAACAACTTTGGTGCATTAACTAATCTACAGATCGACAGAGCATCCAATAA GAGATCACCCATGTGTAACCCAACGCCAATCACCAAGCCCAACTTCACAG AGGAGGCCTACCAGAAACTGGCCACTGAGaccctggaggagctggactgGTGTCTGGACCAGCTGGAGACGCTGCAGACGAGACACTCTGTCAGCGAGATGGCTTCCACCAAG TTCAAGAGGATGTTGAACAGGGAGCTGACTCACCTATCAGAGATGAGCCGCTCTGGGAACCAGGTGTCTGAGTTCATCTCCAGCACCTTCCTGG ACAAGCAGCATGAAGTGGAGATGCCCACCCCTCAGAcacagaaggagaaggagaagaagaacaagcCCATGTCTCAGATCAGCGGGGTGAAAAAGCTGCAACACTCAACCAGCCTCACAAACTCTAATATCCCTCGCTTCGGAGTCAAGACCGAGACCGAGGATGAACTCGCTAAG GAGCTGGAGCATGTGAATAAATGGGGCCTTAACGTTTTTAAAATCTCAGAGTTCTCTGGGAATCGGCCACTGACAGTCATGATGTACACGATATTCCAG GAGAGAGAcatgttaaaaacatttaaaattccACTTGACACCTTTATAACCTACCTGATGACCTTAGAAGACCATTATCATGGCGATGTGGCCTACCATAACAACATTCATGCTGCTGACGTCACCCAGTCAACCCACGTGCTGCTATCCACCCCCGCCCTCGAG GCTGTGTTCACAGACCTTGAGATCCTAGCTGCCATCTTTGCCAGTGCAATTCACGACGTGGACCATCCCGGCGTCTCCAACCAGTTCCTCATCAACACCA ATTCAGAGCTAGCGTTGATGTACAATGACTCGTCGGTGTTGGAGAACCACCATCTAGCAGTTGGTTTCAAGCTTCTACAAGAGGAGAACTGTGACATCTTCCAAAACTTGaccaaaaaacaaagacaatcaCTGCGAAAGATGGTCATTGACATT GTGCTAGCAACAGACATGTCCAAGCACATGAATCTACTGGCTGATCTGAAAACTATGGTGGAAACCAAGAAGGTGACCAGCTCTGGTGTCTTGCTGCTGGACAACTACTCTGACAGGATACAG GTTCTCCAGAACATGGTGCACTGTGCAGACCTGAGCAACCCCACTAAGCCTCTCCAGCTGTACCGGCAGTGGACGGACCGCATCATGGAGGAGTTCTTCAGCCAGGGAGACCGAGAGAGGGAGCGGGGCATGGAGATCAGCCCTATGTGTGACAAACACAACGCCTCGGTAGAAAAGAGCCAg GTTGGTTTCATAGACTATATCGTTCACCCTCTGTGGGAGACGTGGGCTGACTTGGTCCACCCGGACGCCCAGGACATCCTGGACACGTTGGAAGACAACAGGGAGTGGTACCAAAGCACCATCCCCCAAAGCCCTTCTCCTACCTTGGACGACCCCGAGGACGGCACTCGACCCCCAGGAGGGGACAAGTTCCAGTTCGAGCTCACCCTGGAGGAGGACGGGGAGTCGGACACTGAGAAAGATAGTGGCAGCCagccggaggaggaggacgaggacgaggacgaggacgaggacgaggacgaggacgaggaagaggaagacgaggaaaACAGCTGTACTGACACTAAAACACTCTGTACGCAGGACTCTGAATCAACAGAGATTCCTTTGGACGAACAGGTGggggaggacgaagaggaggaggaggtggacgaGGAGGAAGTAACGGAAGAGGGGGAGACTCCCTGCTCACAACCATGTGTCGTGGAGGAagaggtggaagaagaagatgaggaggaggaggagaaagaggaaaccCCCCGCACATAG
- the pde4d gene encoding 3',5'-cyclic-AMP phosphodiesterase 4D isoform X8, with amino-acid sequence MIVTPFAQVLASLRTVRNNFGALTNLQIDRASNKRSPMCNPTPITKPNFTEEAYQKLATETLEELDWCLDQLETLQTRHSVSEMASTKFKRMLNRELTHLSEMSRSGNQVSEFISSTFLDKQHEVEMPTPQTQKEKEKKNKPMSQISGVKKLQHSTSLTNSNIPRFGVKTETEDELAKELEHVNKWGLNVFKISEFSGNRPLTVMMYTIFQERDMLKTFKIPLDTFITYLMTLEDHYHGDVAYHNNIHAADVTQSTHVLLSTPALEAVFTDLEILAAIFASAIHDVDHPGVSNQFLINTNSELALMYNDSSVLENHHLAVGFKLLQEENCDIFQNLTKKQRQSLRKMVIDIVLATDMSKHMNLLADLKTMVETKKVTSSGVLLLDNYSDRIQVLQNMVHCADLSNPTKPLQLYRQWTDRIMEEFFSQGDRERERGMEISPMCDKHNASVEKSQVGFIDYIVHPLWETWADLVHPDAQDILDTLEDNREWYQSTIPQSPSPTLDDPEDGTRPPGGDKFQFELTLEEDGESDTEKDSGSQPEEEDEDEDEDEDEDEDEEEEDEENSCTDTKTLCTQDSESTEIPLDEQVGEDEEEEEVDEEEVTEEGETPCSQPCVVEEEVEEEDEEEEEKEETPRT; translated from the exons ATGATTGTAACGCCATTTGCACAG GTTCTTGCCAGCTTGAGAACTGTACGAAACAACTTTGGTGCATTAACTAATCTACAGATCGACAGAGCATCCAATAA GAGATCACCCATGTGTAACCCAACGCCAATCACCAAGCCCAACTTCACAG AGGAGGCCTACCAGAAACTGGCCACTGAGaccctggaggagctggactgGTGTCTGGACCAGCTGGAGACGCTGCAGACGAGACACTCTGTCAGCGAGATGGCTTCCACCAAG TTCAAGAGGATGTTGAACAGGGAGCTGACTCACCTATCAGAGATGAGCCGCTCTGGGAACCAGGTGTCTGAGTTCATCTCCAGCACCTTCCTGG ACAAGCAGCATGAAGTGGAGATGCCCACCCCTCAGAcacagaaggagaaggagaagaagaacaagcCCATGTCTCAGATCAGCGGGGTGAAAAAGCTGCAACACTCAACCAGCCTCACAAACTCTAATATCCCTCGCTTCGGAGTCAAGACCGAGACCGAGGATGAACTCGCTAAG GAGCTGGAGCATGTGAATAAATGGGGCCTTAACGTTTTTAAAATCTCAGAGTTCTCTGGGAATCGGCCACTGACAGTCATGATGTACACGATATTCCAG GAGAGAGAcatgttaaaaacatttaaaattccACTTGACACCTTTATAACCTACCTGATGACCTTAGAAGACCATTATCATGGCGATGTGGCCTACCATAACAACATTCATGCTGCTGACGTCACCCAGTCAACCCACGTGCTGCTATCCACCCCCGCCCTCGAG GCTGTGTTCACAGACCTTGAGATCCTAGCTGCCATCTTTGCCAGTGCAATTCACGACGTGGACCATCCCGGCGTCTCCAACCAGTTCCTCATCAACACCA ATTCAGAGCTAGCGTTGATGTACAATGACTCGTCGGTGTTGGAGAACCACCATCTAGCAGTTGGTTTCAAGCTTCTACAAGAGGAGAACTGTGACATCTTCCAAAACTTGaccaaaaaacaaagacaatcaCTGCGAAAGATGGTCATTGACATT GTGCTAGCAACAGACATGTCCAAGCACATGAATCTACTGGCTGATCTGAAAACTATGGTGGAAACCAAGAAGGTGACCAGCTCTGGTGTCTTGCTGCTGGACAACTACTCTGACAGGATACAG GTTCTCCAGAACATGGTGCACTGTGCAGACCTGAGCAACCCCACTAAGCCTCTCCAGCTGTACCGGCAGTGGACGGACCGCATCATGGAGGAGTTCTTCAGCCAGGGAGACCGAGAGAGGGAGCGGGGCATGGAGATCAGCCCTATGTGTGACAAACACAACGCCTCGGTAGAAAAGAGCCAg GTTGGTTTCATAGACTATATCGTTCACCCTCTGTGGGAGACGTGGGCTGACTTGGTCCACCCGGACGCCCAGGACATCCTGGACACGTTGGAAGACAACAGGGAGTGGTACCAAAGCACCATCCCCCAAAGCCCTTCTCCTACCTTGGACGACCCCGAGGACGGCACTCGACCCCCAGGAGGGGACAAGTTCCAGTTCGAGCTCACCCTGGAGGAGGACGGGGAGTCGGACACTGAGAAAGATAGTGGCAGCCagccggaggaggaggacgaggacgaggacgaggacgaggacgaggacgaggacgaggaagaggaagacgaggaaaACAGCTGTACTGACACTAAAACACTCTGTACGCAGGACTCTGAATCAACAGAGATTCCTTTGGACGAACAGGTGggggaggacgaagaggaggaggaggtggacgaGGAGGAAGTAACGGAAGAGGGGGAGACTCCCTGCTCACAACCATGTGTCGTGGAGGAagaggtggaagaagaagatgaggaggaggaggagaaagaggaaaccCCCCGCACATAG
- the pde4d gene encoding 3',5'-cyclic-AMP phosphodiesterase 4D isoform X9, producing the protein MPEANYLLSVSWGYIKFKRMLNRELTHLSEMSRSGNQVSEFISSTFLDKQHEVEMPTPQTQKEKEKKNKPMSQISGVKKLQHSTSLTNSNIPRFGVKTETEDELAKELEHVNKWGLNVFKISEFSGNRPLTVMMYTIFQERDMLKTFKIPLDTFITYLMTLEDHYHGDVAYHNNIHAADVTQSTHVLLSTPALEAVFTDLEILAAIFASAIHDVDHPGVSNQFLINTNSELALMYNDSSVLENHHLAVGFKLLQEENCDIFQNLTKKQRQSLRKMVIDIVLATDMSKHMNLLADLKTMVETKKVTSSGVLLLDNYSDRIQVLQNMVHCADLSNPTKPLQLYRQWTDRIMEEFFSQGDRERERGMEISPMCDKHNASVEKSQVGFIDYIVHPLWETWADLVHPDAQDILDTLEDNREWYQSTIPQSPSPTLDDPEDGTRPPGGDKFQFELTLEEDGESDTEKDSGSQPEEEDEDEDEDEDEDEDEEEEDEENSCTDTKTLCTQDSESTEIPLDEQVGEDEEEEEVDEEEVTEEGETPCSQPCVVEEEVEEEDEEEEEKEETPRT; encoded by the exons ATGCCTGAAGCAAATTATCTGCTCTCTGTATCCTGGGGATATATAAAG TTCAAGAGGATGTTGAACAGGGAGCTGACTCACCTATCAGAGATGAGCCGCTCTGGGAACCAGGTGTCTGAGTTCATCTCCAGCACCTTCCTGG ACAAGCAGCATGAAGTGGAGATGCCCACCCCTCAGAcacagaaggagaaggagaagaagaacaagcCCATGTCTCAGATCAGCGGGGTGAAAAAGCTGCAACACTCAACCAGCCTCACAAACTCTAATATCCCTCGCTTCGGAGTCAAGACCGAGACCGAGGATGAACTCGCTAAG GAGCTGGAGCATGTGAATAAATGGGGCCTTAACGTTTTTAAAATCTCAGAGTTCTCTGGGAATCGGCCACTGACAGTCATGATGTACACGATATTCCAG GAGAGAGAcatgttaaaaacatttaaaattccACTTGACACCTTTATAACCTACCTGATGACCTTAGAAGACCATTATCATGGCGATGTGGCCTACCATAACAACATTCATGCTGCTGACGTCACCCAGTCAACCCACGTGCTGCTATCCACCCCCGCCCTCGAG GCTGTGTTCACAGACCTTGAGATCCTAGCTGCCATCTTTGCCAGTGCAATTCACGACGTGGACCATCCCGGCGTCTCCAACCAGTTCCTCATCAACACCA ATTCAGAGCTAGCGTTGATGTACAATGACTCGTCGGTGTTGGAGAACCACCATCTAGCAGTTGGTTTCAAGCTTCTACAAGAGGAGAACTGTGACATCTTCCAAAACTTGaccaaaaaacaaagacaatcaCTGCGAAAGATGGTCATTGACATT GTGCTAGCAACAGACATGTCCAAGCACATGAATCTACTGGCTGATCTGAAAACTATGGTGGAAACCAAGAAGGTGACCAGCTCTGGTGTCTTGCTGCTGGACAACTACTCTGACAGGATACAG GTTCTCCAGAACATGGTGCACTGTGCAGACCTGAGCAACCCCACTAAGCCTCTCCAGCTGTACCGGCAGTGGACGGACCGCATCATGGAGGAGTTCTTCAGCCAGGGAGACCGAGAGAGGGAGCGGGGCATGGAGATCAGCCCTATGTGTGACAAACACAACGCCTCGGTAGAAAAGAGCCAg GTTGGTTTCATAGACTATATCGTTCACCCTCTGTGGGAGACGTGGGCTGACTTGGTCCACCCGGACGCCCAGGACATCCTGGACACGTTGGAAGACAACAGGGAGTGGTACCAAAGCACCATCCCCCAAAGCCCTTCTCCTACCTTGGACGACCCCGAGGACGGCACTCGACCCCCAGGAGGGGACAAGTTCCAGTTCGAGCTCACCCTGGAGGAGGACGGGGAGTCGGACACTGAGAAAGATAGTGGCAGCCagccggaggaggaggacgaggacgaggacgaggacgaggacgaggacgaggacgaggaagaggaagacgaggaaaACAGCTGTACTGACACTAAAACACTCTGTACGCAGGACTCTGAATCAACAGAGATTCCTTTGGACGAACAGGTGggggaggacgaagaggaggaggaggtggacgaGGAGGAAGTAACGGAAGAGGGGGAGACTCCCTGCTCACAACCATGTGTCGTGGAGGAagaggtggaagaagaagatgaggaggaggaggagaaagaggaaaccCCCCGCACATAG